In one Rhopalosiphum padi isolate XX-2018 chromosome 3, ASM2088224v1, whole genome shotgun sequence genomic region, the following are encoded:
- the LOC132926672 gene encoding beclin 1-associated autophagy-related key regulator isoform X2: protein MDRPSAIVPAGPAATPSAAPAPAGSSKGCGVPGCRKTSQKWCCGTEQCPMCHRFRKLFHCKTCVGNGDFGHSSAFDKGRFFKKQMKYQSIVYSSNLFKNDCANMFSKRQCTTLKKTETSILQEKIRLLKLAISDKNKILTDKKNQLKKIKLEIDNQKSRVDRYGRRVVRLEDFTKGQLSVLNDKKNELFAIRPNLKNVIQTRVNQLVTHIFSLNEVHPTILLNEELEATNSNNSLSHALAEASKLTYVCGQWVDTCEEWSRQTELGYRIVAPTLPANGDYSAYNEWVSDKNRDYAFHQTFVEPNPACTISAALTYTSQLVKQLSFFIDVFLPRRPNFRYCNREFCGNELNETKFAKYVTHLNANILYLCFSQNVDPKLLHPDHTLKNLLQLLDTSVSDLGRVDPPDIDSKLCNAFEEKITFQLFSFTGDSDSEEDNYYEWEAVPNVEYPADHTQLSSQSASSVVRAGLVASTAASLASMWRGWTK, encoded by the exons atGGATAGACCATCCGCGATTGTCCCGGCGGGACCGGCCGCGACTCCGTCTGCGGCCCCAGCCCCGGCAGGGTCGAGCAAGGGATGCGGCGTGCCGGGATGCCGGAAAACCAGCCAAAAGTGGTGTTGCGGCACCGAACAGTGTCCGATGTGCCATAGATTCCGCAAGTTGTTCCACTGCAAGACCTGTGTTGGGAATGGCGACTTTGGACACTCGTCGGCCTTTGACAAGGGCAG gtttttcaaaaaacaaatgaaatatCAAAGTATTGTCTATAGTTCTAATTTGTTCAAAAATGATTGTGctaatatgttttcaaaaagaCAGTGTACAACTTTgaag aaaACAGAAACTTCAATATTACAAgaaaaaattagattattaaaaCTTGCTATATCGGACAAAAACAAAATCCTAACAGATA aaaaaaatcaactaaaaaaaattaaattagaaatagaTAATCAAAAATCAAGAGTTGATCGATATGGAAGACGTGTAGTGCGATTAGAAGATTTTACCAAAGGTCAATTATcagttttaaatgataaaaaaaatgaactatttGCTATTAGACCTAATTTAAAGAATGTAATTCAAACACGTGTTAATCAGCTTGTAACTCATATATTCTCCTTGAATGAAGTACATCCAACTATTTTACT AAATGAAGAATTGGAAGctactaatagtaataatagtttaagtCATGCATTAGCGGAAGCTTCAAAACTAACGTATGTATGTGGTCAATGGGTAGATACTTGTGAAGAATGGTCGAGGCAAACAGAACTTGGTTACCGCATCGTAGCACCCACTCTTCCAGCAAATGGAGACTACTCTGCATATAATGAATggg TTTCAGATAAGAATAGGGATTATGCATTTCATCAAACTTTTGTTGAACCAAATCCTGCGTGCACAATAAGTGCTGCTCTTACATATACCTCGCAGTTAGTAAAGCAACTTTCCTTTTTTATAGACGTTTTTTTACCTAGGCGTCCAAATTTTAGGTATTGTAATCG tgAATTTTGTGGTAATGAGCTGAATGAAACAAAATTTGCAAAATATGTTACCCACTTGAATGCTAACATTCTTTACTTGTGcttttcacaaaatgttgacCCTAAATTACTACATCCTGATCACACATTAAAAAATTTGCTGCAACTATTGGATACATCTGTTAGTGATCTAGgaag ggtGGATCCACCAGATATTGATAGTAAACTATGCAATGCATTCGAAGAAAAGATAACTTTTCAATTGTTTTCATTTACTGGTGATTCGGACTCTGAAGAAGACAATTATTATGAATGGGAAGCT GTACCAAATGTGGAATACCCTGCAGATCATACTCAATTGTCATCACAGTCTGCAAGTAGTGTTGTTAGAGCAGGCCTTGTAGCTAGTACAGCAGCCAGTTTAGCCTCCATGTGGCGTGGTTGgactaaataa
- the LOC132926672 gene encoding beclin 1-associated autophagy-related key regulator isoform X3, producing MDRPSAIVPAGPAATPSAAPAPAGSSKGCGVPGCRKTSQKWCCGTEQCPMCHRFRKLFHCKTCVGNGDFGHSSAFDKGRSVRFFKKQMKYQSIVYSSNLFKNDCANMFSKRQCTTLKKTETSILQEKIRLLKLAISDKNKILTDKKNQLKKIKLEIDNQKSRVDRYGRRVVRLEDFTKGQLSVLNDKKNELFAIRPNLKNVIQTRVNQLVTHIFSLNEVHPTILLNEELEATNSNNSLSHALAEASKLTYVCGQWVDTCEEWSRQTELGYRIVAPTLPANGDYSAYNEWVSDKNRDYAFHQTFVEPNPACTISAALTYTSQLVKQLSFFIDVFLPRRPNFSEFCGNELNETKFAKYVTHLNANILYLCFSQNVDPKLLHPDHTLKNLLQLLDTSVSDLGRVDPPDIDSKLCNAFEEKITFQLFSFTGDSDSEEDNYYEWEAVPNVEYPADHTQLSSQSASSVVRAGLVASTAASLASMWRGWTK from the exons atGGATAGACCATCCGCGATTGTCCCGGCGGGACCGGCCGCGACTCCGTCTGCGGCCCCAGCCCCGGCAGGGTCGAGCAAGGGATGCGGCGTGCCGGGATGCCGGAAAACCAGCCAAAAGTGGTGTTGCGGCACCGAACAGTGTCCGATGTGCCATAGATTCCGCAAGTTGTTCCACTGCAAGACCTGTGTTGGGAATGGCGACTTTGGACACTCGTCGGCCTTTGACAAGGGCAGGTCAGTTCG gtttttcaaaaaacaaatgaaatatCAAAGTATTGTCTATAGTTCTAATTTGTTCAAAAATGATTGTGctaatatgttttcaaaaagaCAGTGTACAACTTTgaag aaaACAGAAACTTCAATATTACAAgaaaaaattagattattaaaaCTTGCTATATCGGACAAAAACAAAATCCTAACAGATA aaaaaaatcaactaaaaaaaattaaattagaaatagaTAATCAAAAATCAAGAGTTGATCGATATGGAAGACGTGTAGTGCGATTAGAAGATTTTACCAAAGGTCAATTATcagttttaaatgataaaaaaaatgaactatttGCTATTAGACCTAATTTAAAGAATGTAATTCAAACACGTGTTAATCAGCTTGTAACTCATATATTCTCCTTGAATGAAGTACATCCAACTATTTTACT AAATGAAGAATTGGAAGctactaatagtaataatagtttaagtCATGCATTAGCGGAAGCTTCAAAACTAACGTATGTATGTGGTCAATGGGTAGATACTTGTGAAGAATGGTCGAGGCAAACAGAACTTGGTTACCGCATCGTAGCACCCACTCTTCCAGCAAATGGAGACTACTCTGCATATAATGAATggg TTTCAGATAAGAATAGGGATTATGCATTTCATCAAACTTTTGTTGAACCAAATCCTGCGTGCACAATAAGTGCTGCTCTTACATATACCTCGCAGTTAGTAAAGCAACTTTCCTTTTTTATAGACGTTTTTTTACCTAGGCGTCCAAATTTTAG tgAATTTTGTGGTAATGAGCTGAATGAAACAAAATTTGCAAAATATGTTACCCACTTGAATGCTAACATTCTTTACTTGTGcttttcacaaaatgttgacCCTAAATTACTACATCCTGATCACACATTAAAAAATTTGCTGCAACTATTGGATACATCTGTTAGTGATCTAGgaag ggtGGATCCACCAGATATTGATAGTAAACTATGCAATGCATTCGAAGAAAAGATAACTTTTCAATTGTTTTCATTTACTGGTGATTCGGACTCTGAAGAAGACAATTATTATGAATGGGAAGCT GTACCAAATGTGGAATACCCTGCAGATCATACTCAATTGTCATCACAGTCTGCAAGTAGTGTTGTTAGAGCAGGCCTTGTAGCTAGTACAGCAGCCAGTTTAGCCTCCATGTGGCGTGGTTGgactaaataa
- the LOC132926672 gene encoding beclin 1-associated autophagy-related key regulator isoform X1, with protein sequence MDRPSAIVPAGPAATPSAAPAPAGSSKGCGVPGCRKTSQKWCCGTEQCPMCHRFRKLFHCKTCVGNGDFGHSSAFDKGRSVRFFKKQMKYQSIVYSSNLFKNDCANMFSKRQCTTLKKTETSILQEKIRLLKLAISDKNKILTDKKNQLKKIKLEIDNQKSRVDRYGRRVVRLEDFTKGQLSVLNDKKNELFAIRPNLKNVIQTRVNQLVTHIFSLNEVHPTILLNEELEATNSNNSLSHALAEASKLTYVCGQWVDTCEEWSRQTELGYRIVAPTLPANGDYSAYNEWVSDKNRDYAFHQTFVEPNPACTISAALTYTSQLVKQLSFFIDVFLPRRPNFRYCNREFCGNELNETKFAKYVTHLNANILYLCFSQNVDPKLLHPDHTLKNLLQLLDTSVSDLGRVDPPDIDSKLCNAFEEKITFQLFSFTGDSDSEEDNYYEWEAVPNVEYPADHTQLSSQSASSVVRAGLVASTAASLASMWRGWTK encoded by the exons atGGATAGACCATCCGCGATTGTCCCGGCGGGACCGGCCGCGACTCCGTCTGCGGCCCCAGCCCCGGCAGGGTCGAGCAAGGGATGCGGCGTGCCGGGATGCCGGAAAACCAGCCAAAAGTGGTGTTGCGGCACCGAACAGTGTCCGATGTGCCATAGATTCCGCAAGTTGTTCCACTGCAAGACCTGTGTTGGGAATGGCGACTTTGGACACTCGTCGGCCTTTGACAAGGGCAGGTCAGTTCG gtttttcaaaaaacaaatgaaatatCAAAGTATTGTCTATAGTTCTAATTTGTTCAAAAATGATTGTGctaatatgttttcaaaaagaCAGTGTACAACTTTgaag aaaACAGAAACTTCAATATTACAAgaaaaaattagattattaaaaCTTGCTATATCGGACAAAAACAAAATCCTAACAGATA aaaaaaatcaactaaaaaaaattaaattagaaatagaTAATCAAAAATCAAGAGTTGATCGATATGGAAGACGTGTAGTGCGATTAGAAGATTTTACCAAAGGTCAATTATcagttttaaatgataaaaaaaatgaactatttGCTATTAGACCTAATTTAAAGAATGTAATTCAAACACGTGTTAATCAGCTTGTAACTCATATATTCTCCTTGAATGAAGTACATCCAACTATTTTACT AAATGAAGAATTGGAAGctactaatagtaataatagtttaagtCATGCATTAGCGGAAGCTTCAAAACTAACGTATGTATGTGGTCAATGGGTAGATACTTGTGAAGAATGGTCGAGGCAAACAGAACTTGGTTACCGCATCGTAGCACCCACTCTTCCAGCAAATGGAGACTACTCTGCATATAATGAATggg TTTCAGATAAGAATAGGGATTATGCATTTCATCAAACTTTTGTTGAACCAAATCCTGCGTGCACAATAAGTGCTGCTCTTACATATACCTCGCAGTTAGTAAAGCAACTTTCCTTTTTTATAGACGTTTTTTTACCTAGGCGTCCAAATTTTAGGTATTGTAATCG tgAATTTTGTGGTAATGAGCTGAATGAAACAAAATTTGCAAAATATGTTACCCACTTGAATGCTAACATTCTTTACTTGTGcttttcacaaaatgttgacCCTAAATTACTACATCCTGATCACACATTAAAAAATTTGCTGCAACTATTGGATACATCTGTTAGTGATCTAGgaag ggtGGATCCACCAGATATTGATAGTAAACTATGCAATGCATTCGAAGAAAAGATAACTTTTCAATTGTTTTCATTTACTGGTGATTCGGACTCTGAAGAAGACAATTATTATGAATGGGAAGCT GTACCAAATGTGGAATACCCTGCAGATCATACTCAATTGTCATCACAGTCTGCAAGTAGTGTTGTTAGAGCAGGCCTTGTAGCTAGTACAGCAGCCAGTTTAGCCTCCATGTGGCGTGGTTGgactaaataa